ttaCAGAATCACACTGAAATGCATGTTGCAAAAAATACAATTATTTGGAAAAAGATATTATTGCCGTAAAATTGGTAACATAACTAAAAGGTGAACAACCGCATGGAATGCGTGTCAGACGATGAAATGTGCCAAGCAAAGGTGTGAAAAGGTGTGAACAAGTTGAACAGCATATTCTAACTGGAACACAGGAAAACAATGCTACACTAAAAAAAGATATGTTACGTACTGTGCAATTGGATTGTTGACATAATGGTTCTACTGAACCTGAAGGACACAATGCAATAAAATGGTTTTAtttggtaggtggagaggcacCAGCAAAATGTCCATCATCTTGGTTCAAAGTATAACTAAAAAGGACATTGATTAGGTATTGGTTCAGGTGCTCTTGCGCTGTCCGTATGTAGAGCAGTATATTAGAAACTAGCTGATTCAAACAAAATATTGCCAAAATCCAAACGGACGACAGCTTAATTATGCTAGCAAGGAAGCTGCTCTTTATATTGTTAAACAGAAACATCACACGAAAATTTCAGTATAGCGGCTTCCCGGAACTATCGCCATTAGTGCTACGCTTCCACATAAGAGAGTATTGTGAGGCATATTAGTGCTCATGAGATTATTTCCACAGCTGGTACAAGTGTAAAAAAAAACTCGACGGGCGCGTCCGGGAAAGACCTGCCCGGCCGAAACCATTGTGTGAGAGGTAGAAGGCAACCTCAACCATGGGTAGACAAAACCCCTGAACCCCGGTTTTCGCCGACGAGGGGATTTTTCAACTCCAGCCCGGTAAATTTGTACCAGCAGGCTAGTACTAGGGTACGTTGTACAAAAACACGCGTCGCAATACTCTTTCCTAGCCTTTCAGGTTGATTACATAAGCAGCATACGGAATTTGTTTACAAAACGGGATCAACTCATAGGCCAGGTCTCAGGGCTTGGATTGTACGTAACAGGGATAGATCATTGCAATCCTATCTCCAGACTAATTTAGACGTCATCTACTAGTAATCTAACACACATTTTATGTAAGCCATGTGGCCGTGCGGAAACAAAGGGCCAGGACCAAACTAAACTATATGATCTATATAGCAATACATATGAGAATCTAGGAGAAAGGCATTGCAGGAGCAACGAAGGTGGTAGGTTGAAGATTTTCTTAGATACAAACCATGGTGGGCTGTGATTGGAGTTGTTGGTCCGAGGAATCGAAGAAGGAAGCAAGCAGGCAACACACGAGATGAGCACAAATAAAAGATGGCTGCGGAAAGCGCAAGGGACGCTGGGGAAGCTTGCACAGGCGAGGGGCACGTACAGATGCCTGCGATGTTTATGTGTTGCTGACCATGGGTCTGGTCGTGGAGCAGTCAAAGGCAAAAGGTCCCGGGCGACCAGCACGCTAAACATGCAAGCAAGACAAAGGGGGAAAAAGGATACCTTGAAGGCTGTATGAAGCACTCCTACGATGTAATGGATCCAAGCATCTTCTGTTCTTGCTAGGCTATACAAATTATGTTATTAGTGGTAGGGACGGGGTTTCTACCTAGGTGTGTACAAGCATAAAGCTTTCATATGTTGGAAAAACTTTTCCATGTAACATATTTGCTATATGAAACACAAAAAGGTTAGGATATTCACCACGTCAGGTTTCTTATATTTCTATGTGATTCCCTCATTTTCTCGTGTAGTAAAGTAAAAATTGTTTGCCACATTGCGCTTTCAGGGGTTACTAACCACCAGTTACACAATGCTTTGGGAAGATATGGCTCAATAACTTACTAATTACTAATTAGCAAAGGACGACTTGGCTAACTTACGGCCGGCCGTATTTTAGTTTAGCCTTACGGCCCTTCTTTTGTTGGTAAAGTAGACAGAGCCTTCTTCCTAGCTTCCTTTCCGGTAGAGCAGATTAGCTCTGGCGTGCATATAAATATACAAACAGGCCAACACCATCGTTTTACCCTCCATTTACACAAATTTGCCTAGCTGAATGGCAGCGATGGCTGATGATACACACAAATTTGCATATCTGCAATCTTAAAATTTGTCCATACTACAACTTGTCCGCCCAACCAAAACAAACATCACCTCCACAAATTAAAAACAGTTATCACCCAACTTTTTGACAAATTTGCTAATGCTCGATATGTAAAATTGCTTACTGAAGAGCATAATATTTCCTAATCCAGAACAATAAATTGCCTGATAGAAAGTAAAAAATTGCCTACTGGAGCATAATATTTCATAATCCAGAACAATAAATTGCCTACAGAATATTATTAAATTGCTACCTCAATACTGCTTAAATGCCAATTAAATGTTGTTAAATTGCTTTGTTGCTGCACAAGAATGCACGGACATGACGTAGAGGCGGTAGCTCATCCAATCCACCACCTGCTGCTGCCCGCCCGCTCACCACGCGGCGTGGAGCCGCAGCCCTTGCCCGACGGTTGAGGAGGAGGCAGCGGTGGATGGGCAGCATGCGCGAGGATCTCAGAGCGAGAAGGTAAGGTTTGGCTCACGGTTTTAGCCCCCCACGGAGGCGGCGACGACGCGGCGGCCCCAGGGCGCGCCCCTCCCGGCGAAATGGCGGCTGGCCGAGGGCGCCTGGAATGAGGCCTCGAGGCGTAGGGACGCCTGGGCGGAGGCTAGTGGGTTGTCGTGGGCGGCCTCAGCGTAGAGCCGCAGGGACTCATCCGTGCGCCCGTCGCGCGCGGCGAGGAGCGCGAGGAgtacgaggaggaggaggggtcTCGCCATAGCCAGGTTGGGTGGGGGCTCGGGATTGCGTCGAGGGGAAGTGACCTGTGACAGTGTGGCGAGATTTAGAAAGACGGCCGGCTGGAATAGAGTCATTACCATTAGAAAAAAGTATCCATCATTGTTTTTATGTTGTGAGTAAAGGACATGCACTATATCGGTGGTGATCTGTATGCACCATTTAAAAAGTTAAAATGTTCTTATCGAGAAAATTCATTCTTTTTGTCAGCAACTACCTAAAACCATTTTCAAACAACTTAGTGTTAGTGGTGGGACAGAGTTTCGACCCGTTATATACATCTAAGGTAATTTCTATGTATTTAAATCTGCTTGCGTAGACAAATCATTGAAAATAACTAGCTAATTGCATGGCAATATTCATTTACATTCTTATCGGACGGACTCACTTATTCCACGAGCTCAGAGGATCACTCCTAATAAGAATCAGGAGCTGCAGCTGGAGATTCAGGATCCGGCGCTGGAGCTGGTGAATCAGGATCCGGAGTTACTTCCAAGCTGATTGGGTAGACGGGCTTCATGTTTGGGTAGAAGAGACCCCAATTCCGCTCCACGCCCTTGGCCTTCTGGTTCTCGTTGAACATGGAGAAGAGATACGTCTTGATGGCGTCCGGGTGAAGCGGCGTGCCCCCTCTTATGTGCTTGATCAGGTTCTCGTTGTAGACCTTCGCGTTCGCCGGTGTCGCCGCCTTGCCACCGCCGGACGGCCACCCCGTCTCCGACACCAGGACCGACACATTGGACACGCCGAGCTTGGACATGGCCTCATAGAATGCGTCGATGGTCGTGTCGAAGAGGTTCTGGTAATTGTACTTGCCGTCCTTCACCACGGTGGCCGGAGCCGTGAAGAGCGCGTAGCGGATGTCCATGTCGCCCGGGTTGTAGGCGTAGGTGAAGTAGGGGTAGATGTTGGCCATGAGCGGCGCGCCGGTGCGCGCCAGGAACTGCAGCACCGGGCGCATGAACCCCTGCGCCTCCTTGGTGAAATTGGCGGCAGAGGGCTGGTTGAACACGCCCACTATCGCCTGCGACACCGACGTGGTCACCTGGATGTGCCCAAGCTTGGCCGCCGCGAGCGCGGCGTGGACGTTCTCCATCGCCGGAGCAAGAAGGTCCGCCGGCTTGCCGGCCACCTCATTGCCGACGGCGACGTAGCGGAACATGACCGAGGGGTAGGCTTGGATATTGTCGCGGACCCAGGAGGCGGCGGCCTTCCTACTGGAGAGGTTGGATAGCACGTCGTTCGGCGCGCCGACGAGGACACCGATGCTGGTGCCGTTCAAGGCCTGGAGCGCTGCCTTGTCCGGCGCGTACAGCCGCATCGCCTTGATGCCGTTCGACTTGAACATGCCGACGACGGTGCTCGCCGGCGGGAGGTTGCTGCCACTCATGCCGTAGCACACCCCAATGGAGTCAACGCCTGGAAGTACCAAGTAGAAATGGACCTTCACTAATTAGTCCGGCCGGTACATGCTGATCATAGTAGATGTTTAAATGCATTTGTTACATGAAATGATGTACTATGTCTATCTATACATGTATTCTTTTTTACGGAtaagcgagagagagagagagagagagagagagagagagagagagagagagatcgagagagagagagagagagagagagagagagacttaTTACTTTGGGGAGCGGAAGCAATGATCCCCAGGAGCAATGCCATGGCAAACATGCTGGAGGCTACACCTTGCCTCGCCATTGCGCAGCTCTCCGTCTCTCTTTCAAGGCTATATGGATGCCGCTTTCTGCAGCTTGCTTATATAGGTCTTCAGGAGAGAGAATGTTTTTAGCCTATCCCAATTTGACTAGCCAGGGGCAGCCGTCGCACGTGCTATTTCTTAGATGACACCTGACGTGTGATTTGGAACCATTGTTGAATGGCGCGGCGCAATCAGAGCAGGGCCAAAAATAGAGCCGATCTCTTGGTTATTGGACAAGCCACATCAGCAACCTAATATTCCAGTTATACGACAGTAATAGGATCTTAGGTTATTTACGACAACATGGCACTCCGGTTTGATCCTGTTGTTTCTGAGATTCACAGCTTGATTGGCGAACCCAATGGAAGAAAGATGCCGATCTATCATCTTTTCTGCTTCGAAACCTCCATCTCGCCATGCCCATGCTCTAATTGAGAGGCAAAAACCCAGACTGGCGACGAGCCATGCCAACTTGGTTTCACGTCACATCTTCATTTGGATCAGTGGTTCAACATCGGTTGCATCATCCGCAGGATAAAAGACGAGTCTGGTATTGTCTTGAGACCTAACTCAACATCTAAGAGTACATCTGGACTCATCTGTTTTTTTTTCGTTATTTATTGTCATTGCTTTCCGTTCCATGCGTGGCTTTTAATTTCCCTTTACCACGCATGGCATAGAAGCTCTAATGATCAATATGATCCAGGAAAATCTAATTCATATAGTACCATTCACTGTGAAGGGATAATGCCATTCCGATCCCGCTTGTGTTTCCTTATGTGTACCGCCTTTAGAATAAACCATAAAATTTGGACGAATCCATCATTCATTGTGAAGGGATATATACACCTCCATCTTTAGTAAAATTTGATAACCCTTTTCGCTATATGTAATTTTGAATGTACACCTATGTGGCATCTTCACCACTAAATGTCTCAATGCATGCTGTACATTCTATTAATCTAGTCCAAAAGATTGAAAGCATCTTATAAATTTTACTAGATATAGGGATGAGCATGATAAACCCTTCTAGAAAATTTCaactttaaccttgtcctcattaaaaaaatagaaacaATTTTTAAAGGTGGTTACATAAGTCTAGCGCTTGAAAAAAAAACCATTTTCACTTGAGGTTTCTTATGTCAACCATCTCTTGAAGTCTCATTCCGTTTCCGTTGGCAGTGTTCTTAAGGAAATGTCTTGAAATTTTGTTTTTGTAAATTGGTTGTCCAAATCGCTTTAGACCACGGTATGGCTAGGGTCATTGATAATATCATGGCTGATTGGATTAGCAATATTAGAGGGAGACAAAGTGTTTAGAGTAGTAATACTCGAATGTAAATGAGAGACACAAATAGACAAGAGTGAAATCTCTGTGTATTCTATTGATCTGTTTGTACATATATATACATGATGAAGGGTCATGGTGAAAGGGTGCGAGACCCTTTGGGTAGGCAACTGCTGGAGGTGGTTACTAGTGTTGATCACCAATAAATTGGTTTACAACACTCCCCCTTGATCAATTCCAGTCTTAAGATCAATGAATCGATTAATTCCTCCAAAAATCCTGTGGGAAAAATACGAGGAATATATATGGATTTGCCATTAAAACTCCTTCAAAACCCAGTTGGGAAAATAAGGAGAAAATGATATGGCATACACGATCATCGCTCAAACAAAATTCCTTAAGAATTTAGAGAGCAATGCATATCTTTAATATATCTTGGATATCTTACTTAAAAACCCCCGTGGAAAAAATAGAAGATATGACATATATCCTTGTATTGATATTGCCTCATTAAAACTTTTATATAAGAAACCCCATGGGAAAAACTCATAAAAAGAAAAGAGTACAATATGATACACAACAGGTTACAATCAAGAGGATACTCCCCCTGAACCTTGCAAATGTCAAAGTCATCACATACCAATTCAACAAACACTTTATAAGTGAGAAATATGGTAGAGACTTTGTGAATAAATTTGTGAAACAATCGCATATTTAATTTGCAAGGTATTTGTTCCTCGAATGTATTGTGATACATGAGGATAAACCATTTTGTGAGCAATAATGCTATATTGCTTTCACATAACCTGTTTGTATCCAAGCAATACAAGTAACCTTATCTTGATATATAAGGTCAGCGATTTGACAAAATCACAATGGTCACTCAACAAAATCTGACATGCATATGTCAGATTTCAGAATTATATGCGGGAATAATCACTAGTCTATTACCACTCCAATGAGAATTCCACCACAAATGTATCAGTCTATGGTATGCATTAACAGGGATTAGCTGAGCAATATCTCCATATCCCTCTATGGTCATGTTCAACCTATCCAATGATAAGTCAAGAGCCTTTAGTACCATATAGATATCTATTGATATCTCTCCCTTGACTCCCGCCAAAAaggccttatggaatagtgcTATTTGTGCTAGCAAGTATCTGCAAATGCAATATCAGGCCTGTTGCGACTTGCATGATACATAAGCGCTTTGTTGGCACTAGGTTTAATCCTAGGGTCAAAATGATAACAATCCATGTTTAAGAGTTGATGGATATGATCATCCAATATCATCATATATTAATAAACTGATGAATATGCTTAAGTTGTAGACTTAAGGTGATTTGATTTTATCCAATCTTCATCTCATAATCTGTCATAAGATGATTGCATTGATTAACTTTGTGATTGAGAATGATACGGAATCCATTTAGGAATTCAATATGAACACACCTATGCAACCATCATTCTTGGGAGTAAATTTTCTGAGGAAAGAACTCACCCAATCGGTGCACCACAAACACCAACTTTTTCAAGTCATGCATTGACCTAAGTTGTACACAATGTATGTTGCGATTTTGATTCCTGACACGAAGTCCATTGACTTGTGTATCTGAATCCATCAAATTCCAAAGATCTGCCGGAGATCGAATGTAGGAACATAATTTTCACACATTCCAAGAGTATGCCAGCTAGGTCTCTTTGTGAGACCATATGCTACAAGCTCTTGCTATCTCACCACCATGCTTCTACAAAGAAAGCATTATTacagtaacatattactcaaacatcatttaGTGAGAGCGCTTCTCCTCAATTGCCACCTTTGATTTGACCCAAAATGAGTGTCAAACACTCCTTGCTAGGACTTTTGGTCTGGATCCAGTAGGTGTAAGGCAATCTAAGATGGAGAAATATCGACATTGTAGACTTTGTATGATTGATTCAACATAACTAATATTCCTTGTGAAAATATTAACCCTTGAACTCTATGTCACTATCCACAACAACAGAGTTAGGGCGTTCCATTGATCCAGCACCTGAATATGTGCATATGTATGATGGTCTTTTGGATGGTAACCATCCATAGGTATTGGATAGTAAATATCCAAAAGTGTCAATCAACTTGATATTGATTAGCATTTACTCCATTTTTCATGAAAGCTTGTAAAAGCTATCTTTCTTGTGACCATACTTCTCCCCCTCCTATTGGGAGTTGAGCGGTTTTAAAATTGGTACCTCCACTCTTTCTGGCATAATGAAAAATGATAAACAGATAACACCATGAGTAAATGAATTTGGCAGATCATTTGCAAA
Above is a genomic segment from Panicum hallii strain FIL2 chromosome 8, PHallii_v3.1, whole genome shotgun sequence containing:
- the LOC112903646 gene encoding lichenase-2-like, whose amino-acid sequence is MARQGVASSMFAMALLLGIIASAPQSVDSIGVCYGMSGSNLPPASTVVGMFKSNGIKAMRLYAPDKAALQALNGTSIGVLVGAPNDVLSNLSSRKAAASWVRDNIQAYPSVMFRYVAVGNEVAGKPADLLAPAMENVHAALAAAKLGHIQVTTSVSQAIVGVFNQPSAANFTKEAQGFMRPVLQFLARTGAPLMANIYPYFTYAYNPGDMDIRYALFTAPATVVKDGKYNYQNLFDTTIDAFYEAMSKLGVSNVSVLVSETGWPSGGGKAATPANAKVYNENLIKHIRGGTPLHPDAIKTYLFSMFNENQKAKGVERNWGLFYPNMKPVYPISLEVTPDPDSPAPAPDPESPAAAPDSY